The genomic stretch CTGTCTCCTGGTGCTACTTCTCCCCACCCGGCGTCTTTTTCTGTCCTCTGCTGAAGGGTTTTTGTGTGATCTCAAATTACTCTCAGGTCCAAGTGCTCTGCCCACTCATTCCTGCAGCACAGGGACCACAGCTAAGCGTTCATCAAATAAGAGCGATCTGATTCAAGGAGTTCCACTCAGCTGCGAGTAACCTTAACCTTCAGGGGTCTGGTCTATGGAAACCAAATAACAGCTCTCTCCTTAGGTGGAATGAAGGCTGGGAACGGAAGGATTTCTGGAAGTGTGTGGAACTTCCCATTCGGTCTTTACCCACACCAAGCCAAACAGGCACTCCCCTTCCCCAAACCAGTTAGGTCACAACCAGTGACGTCAGGGCCTGGCCTGCCTTGCCGGCCATCCTGCTCTGAAAAAGTCACAGACCCTGGAACAGAAGGGTAGTGTCACTTACTTCACCATAATGCTTCAGAGACTCAGTCCCCCAGCTACTTCCTCCTGCTCTCCAGTTCAGAGAGATAGAGGATATCCTCGTGCAAGGGCCCACCTTAGGGATCAAAGCCCaaccttcccattttacagaaggagaaactgagctAGAGAGGGGGTGTGAGCTTCATCACCCTTTGGGGTCAGGCctgttctttgtctcccttttggCTCACCTGGTGCTGGGTGCCCTCACCTTGAGTCAAATTCCTAGAAGGACTTATTAATGAAGATGTGCACAGAAGGATAACGCTGAATCCTTGCTCTATAGCAATTTCGGTCCCAACTCTAGTGAAAGGGGACATGGGACAGTAAGAGAACCAGATGGGACAATCTCACActcagttggggtggggggagagaagaggcGCGTCCCAGCGGCTAGCTGTGGGCAGAGCGGGActggcctccctccccgcccccgccccagccctttGAGTCATATCTTGGACGTGCTGTTCTTTGCTTTCTAGGGCGGTGGGCAGCCCCTTGGTCATGGATCCTACCAGCATCTGCAGGAAAGCGCGGCGGCTGGCAGGGCGGCAGGCTGAGTTGTGCCAGGCCGAGCCAGAGGTGGTGGCAGAGCTAGCCCGGGGCGCCCGGCTGGGGGTGCGGGAGTGCCAGTTCCAGTTCCGATTCCGCCGCTGGAACTGCTCCAGCCACAGCAAGGCCTTCGGGCGCATCCTGCAGCAGGGTCAGTGTGGGAAGAGCACCTGGGGGGCTGCTTTTTCTTTTCGGGGATCAGAGGGGGggcggttgggggggggcggctgCGGGAGCCCCACCTCTCCCGCCTGTCTGCGGGTACCCTGTCCCGACCCTGCCTCCCAGCCATGCTGCCTCGCCCACCGTagcgcctcccccctccccgccacccccggggacccagcctcggccctgccggCTGACTTCCCCCACCCTGCGCCCGGCCCGCAGACATCCGGGAGACGGCCTTCGTGTTCGCTATAACGGCCGCGGGCGCCAGCCACGCCGTCACGCAGGCCTGCTCCATGGGCGAGCTGCTGCAGTGCGGCTGCCAGGCGCCCCGAGGGCGGGCCCCGCCGCGTCCCCCGGGCCTGCCCGGCACCCCTGGgccccccggccccgccggcTCCCCCGACGGCAGCGCCGCCTGGGAGTGGGGGGGCTGCGGCGACGACGTGGACTTCGGGGACGAGAAGTCGAGGCTCTTTATGGACGCGCGGCACAAGCGGGGACGCGGAGACATCCGTGCGTTGGTGCAACTGCACAACAACGAGGCCGGCCGGCTGGTGAGTATGGGCAGGGGTGTGTAAGAGAGTGTGTGGGTATGAATGTGTGGGTGTGGGTAGGTGTGAGTGGACGTGGGTGACGGTGGGGTGTGCGGGAGCGTGTTTGTAGACGTGTGAGGAAATGGGGGTGCGAATGAGGGCGTGTATGTGCAGGAGTATGTTAATGTGTGTGGGAAGCGGGGCAGAAAGGGCGCACTTGGGAAGATTGGCTGGGGGCATGTGGATGGGCATGTGGGAGGCAAGGTGGCCAGCCTAGAAGAGGGAGTCCCTTGGGAGGCCTAGGAAGGCCTAGAGCTGGTGGTCTAGtgggcaggatggggaggggacaCCCAGAGAAGAGGACTCAGGACCTCAGGTAGGGAAGACAAACCTCTGAGACCCGACAGGTGAGGCAAAGGCTGGGATAGGTAGAGATCTGGCTACCAGCacagggacagaggagggtgACAAAAGCTGGGGATGAAAGAGAAGATAGAAGCTGGGGCAAAGGTCTGGAGGTGGAGGAGTTGGGAGAAGTGAGGGAGGCCAGGGAAAAGGGCCAGAACGTGGCCAAGGAAGGCTTGGAAAGGTGTGAAAGACAAGGCTGGTGAAGGTAGGAGGGAGTCAGCTAAAGGCCAGGAAAGCTGTGACTGAACCTGGGCATTTGCCAACTggctgcccaccaactccagactgggccctgcctctccccttccctcttcaaCGAggagtccccaccccccaccccacccccgccccctagCTCTCCGTCAGATGTTTCCAGGAGGGAgggtgaggaaggaaagaaacctgggaaggggaggggggcgcaCAAGTCTGCATTTCAGGTTGGCCTCTGGACTCTGAGCTTCCACAGATGATATTGCTGAGTCATCTGACACCATAAATCTTAGTGGGGTTGTGACTCTTAGACCCCAGCTTCAGGCACAAATTGCAAATAAGGGGCAGGGGTTCTGGATTCTGGTTCTCAGTAATGCATTCACCGTCGGCCATCCTGAAACCTATGCCTTAGTTCTAAGATGCTctagagacccccccccccacacacacacacacatcctgtgtCCTCTAGGGTTCAGCCCTGAGGCATCAGGCAGGGAGTAAGAGGGGGCCCAGAGAGGAATGTCCAGACAGGCCCACATACCTGTCAGACGCCCAGGAGGCTGGCTCTGCTCAGCCCTGTCTGGGGCCGAGAGGGGCAGCAACGAGGGGGCCCTGTTGGCAGAAGGAGGTTGGCAGGAGGAATAGAGCACGACAGCTGCAACCCCTCCCTGCCTCTAGGGAGACTCTCACCCCAGCCGTcagttctgctttctctctctcccattccctgACTTTGCGTCCTGCGATCTCTGCTGCACACTGCGCCCCACTCCCCCCAACTCCTCTCACTCTTCCGACTTtgtaatttttccttctctcGGAGCTGTTGCTCCCTGGGTTTCCTCCTCTCCACCTTGCGCTCTCCTTTTTGGTTTTGGTCTGCTCTTTTCACTCTTCCGGCCACCTCACCCTCCCCATCTAATTTTTTGTCGGTCCTCTGGGCCTTTCCCCACCCGGTACCCCCAATCTGTCCGCATCCGCCGGCTCCTTTGCTCCCTGCAGGCCGTACGGAGCCACACGCGCACCGAGTGCAAGTGCCATGGGCTGTCGGGCTCGTGCGCGCTGCGAACCTGCTGGCAGAAGCTGCCCCCGTTCCGGGAGGTGGGCGCGCGGCTGCTCGAGCGCTTCCACGGCGCCTCGCGTGTCATGGGAACCAACGACGGCAAGGCTCTGCTGCCCGCGGTCCGCACTCTTAAGCCGCCGGGCCGCGCCGACCTGCTCTACGCCGCCGACTCGCCCGACTTCTGCGCTCCCAACCGGCGCACCGGCTCGCCGGGCACGCGCGGCCGCGCCTGCAACAGCAGTGCCCTGGACCTCAGCGGCTGTGACCTGCTGTGCTGCGGTCGCGGGCACCGCCAGGAGAGCGTGCAGCTCGAGGAGAACTGCCTGTGTCGCTTCCACTGGTGCTGCGTGGTGCAGTGCCACCGCTGCCGCGTGCGCAAGGAGCTCAGCCTCTGCCTCTGACGCGCCGTCCGGCTCTCCAAACCTCCAAACCGCGCGCCCCTCGGCATCTGCGGGACCTCTGGACTCCGGCGGGGGCGCTGCCCCGCTGCTCGCAGCGAAGGTCCATCTCCCAGGCCTCCGCCAACTGTGAGGCGGCGGGGCTTGAGATACACGCCCGCCCACGAAAGCGAGGGACGCTGAAGGCCATCCACCCCGGGGGAGCGCTCTGGAGGGCCCCCGGGGGAGGCTATGTAGTCCCTCTCGCTCTTTGGCCCCCATATGGGGGAGCCAAACTCGAGGCCTCTGGACGCAGGACGCCTTAGAACTGCTGGCtatggggtgggtgggtgagtttagtatcaataaaaatatttaaaccaatAGGACTGGGCCCACAGTTTGGGAGGGAGCTGGCCTCCTGGGGGCCACCATGGGGCCAGGCTTCCGAAGGAGTGTGTAAAGGAAGATGGTTTTGATAGAACTAGCATCTCAGGGGTTATCACCTTAGGTCCCTATCTCCCCTACTGAATTAGGTTCTCCTGGCAACCGTGGAGAAGAGTGCCGATTCTTCTGGTTCACCCTTGTCAAACATCTCTGGCCTGGATCTGCAAGCTGGGAAAAACCTAGCTGTCCTTCTTTAAAGGGACAGACTGAAAAGGTCTaggaaaagaagaccaaagcctCTGGTAGTGTACTCAGCTCTCAGTCAAGCCCTCATCTTCTCTGGGGAGGGTGACACCCTTATCTGCCCTTCTGTTTCTGTGATTCTTGGGGACTTTGAGGGTAGACTTCTAGGGCCACCCAAGCCCATAGGAttaaagcactttgtaaactgtaGAATGTGATGAGATTATGTTATTAGTAACATCAGGCTTTTTAACCACCAAAACTAACTTCATTGAAAAGACTGCCCCGATCAGCATTTCTAGTCACACTCAGTGGGGGAGGATGCAA from Panthera leo isolate Ple1 chromosome C1, P.leo_Ple1_pat1.1, whole genome shotgun sequence encodes the following:
- the WNT6 gene encoding protein Wnt-6 encodes the protein MLPPAPALLGLLLLLLLCPAHVGGLWWAVGSPLVMDPTSICRKARRLAGRQAELCQAEPEVVAELARGARLGVRECQFQFRFRRWNCSSHSKAFGRILQQDIRETAFVFAITAAGASHAVTQACSMGELLQCGCQAPRGRAPPRPPGLPGTPGPPGPAGSPDGSAAWEWGGCGDDVDFGDEKSRLFMDARHKRGRGDIRALVQLHNNEAGRLAVRSHTRTECKCHGLSGSCALRTCWQKLPPFREVGARLLERFHGASRVMGTNDGKALLPAVRTLKPPGRADLLYAADSPDFCAPNRRTGSPGTRGRACNSSALDLSGCDLLCCGRGHRQESVQLEENCLCRFHWCCVVQCHRCRVRKELSLCL